In Maniola hyperantus chromosome 20, iAphHyp1.2, whole genome shotgun sequence, the following are encoded in one genomic region:
- the LOC138403732 gene encoding uncharacterized protein: MSSDGSDTDRASIKQRPHKSARTTDPLAELFRVGIRVPPFWAEKPSIWFAQIEAQFNIARITDDNTKFYYVLSHLDGQYSANVEDIIENPPSTGKFEKLKTELIKRLSLSRQKKVKQLLQAEELGDRKPSQFLRHLQQLAGPNMPDDFITDVWTSRLPHNLQTIIASQANLSLQELADLADRVHDIAPASPQVAATSVSRLEATIDTMARQITELTKQVSALATAGHDRSRSRCRQTSRQKSRTPSHRSQSNYRKFPVCWYHHKFGDNAKRCTRPCDFKAGNARGSL; this comes from the coding sequence ATGAGCAGCGACGGCAGTGACACGGACAGAGCAAGCATAAAACAACGTCCACACAAAAGTGCACGCACAACAGATCCGTTAGCAGAATTATTTCGCGTCGGCATACGTGTACCACCGTTTTGGGCCGAGAAACCTTCCATATGGTTCGCCCAAATTGAAGCTCAGTTCAACATTGCTAGGATAACAGATGACAACACAAAGTTCTATTACGTCCTCTCACATCTAGACGGCCAATATTCAGCCAATGTGGAAGATATCATAGAAAACCCACCAAGTACAGgtaaatttgaaaaattaaaaactgaacTGATTAAGCGCCTTTCTCTGTCCAGACAAAAAAAAGTTAAGCAATTGTTGCAAGCGGAGGAATTAGGGGACCGCAAACCTTCCCAATTCTTGAGACATTTGCAACAATTAGCAGGACCAAACATGCCCGACGACTTCATAACAGACGTCTGGACGAGTAGACTACCCCATAACCTGCAAACCATAATAGCGTCGCAAGCGAACTTGTCATTGCAAGAACTGGCAGACTTGGCAGACAGAGTCCATGACATCGCACCAGCTTCACCTCAGGTAGCAGCTACATCAGTTTCGAGATTGGAAGCGACAATCGACACTATGGCCCGGCAAATAACAGAGCTGACCAAACAAGTAAGTGCGCTCGCCACCGCCGGCCATGATAGATCCCGTTCCCGCTGTCGACAGACGTCACGTCAAAAAAGTCGGACGCCATCTCACCGATCTCAGTCGAACTATAGGAAGTTCCCGGTATGTTGGTACCATCATAAGTTCGGCGACAACGCAAAGAGGTGTACAAGGCCTTGTGATTTCAAGGCGGGAAACGCAAGGGGCAGTCTGTAA